A stretch of Lewinella sp. 4G2 DNA encodes these proteins:
- a CDS encoding DUF2795 domain-containing protein, whose protein sequence is MYWTLELASHLEDAPWPATRDELIDYAIRSGSPLEVIENLQAMEDEGESYEAIDDIWPDYPRKDDFLFNEDEY, encoded by the coding sequence ATGTACTGGACCCTCGAACTTGCTTCCCACCTCGAAGATGCCCCCTGGCCCGCCACGCGTGACGAACTCATCGACTACGCCATCCGCTCCGGCTCTCCCCTGGAAGTGATCGAAAACCTACAGGCCATGGAAGACGAAGGCGAATCCTACGAAGCCATCGACGACATCTGGCCCGACTACCCCCGCAAGGACGACTTCCTCTTCAACGAGGACGAATACTAG
- the cmk gene encoding (d)CMP kinase encodes MPHTIAIDGYSACGKSTLAKAMARQLGYRYIDTGAMYRMVTLYFQRNDIDISDEGAIAGAMERIKIDFVPGSNDALLNGENVEDEIRGLAVSNFVSPVAALSAVRSAIVPQQRRMGEEGSVVMDGRDIGTVVFPNADLKIFVTADMDVRTDRRLAELEAAGQMADRQSVADNLRERDYIDSNRADSPLRQAEDAVVLDNSNLNLEQFIARGMELARAIPKQS; translated from the coding sequence ATGCCTCACACCATCGCCATTGACGGCTATAGCGCCTGCGGAAAATCCACCCTCGCCAAGGCCATGGCCCGCCAACTCGGTTACCGCTACATCGATACCGGCGCCATGTACCGGATGGTGACGCTCTATTTCCAACGCAACGACATTGACATTTCGGACGAGGGCGCTATCGCAGGTGCCATGGAACGGATCAAGATTGACTTCGTGCCGGGCTCCAACGACGCATTGCTGAACGGTGAAAATGTGGAGGACGAGATCAGGGGATTGGCCGTCAGCAACTTCGTCTCCCCGGTTGCGGCGCTATCGGCGGTTCGTTCCGCGATCGTCCCCCAACAACGGCGGATGGGCGAGGAAGGCTCCGTCGTAATGGATGGCCGGGATATCGGTACCGTCGTCTTCCCCAACGCCGACCTGAAGATCTTCGTCACGGCGGATATGGACGTCCGCACCGACCGCCGCCTCGCTGAACTCGAAGCCGCCGGGCAAATGGCCGACCGCCAATCCGTAGCCGACAACCTCCGCGAACGGGACTACATCGACTCGAACCGCGCCGACAGCCCCCTGCGCCAGGCGGAGGACGCCGTGGTGCTGGATAATTCCAACCTTAATCTGGAGCAGTTCATCGCGCGGGGGATGGAACTGGCACGGGCGATACCTAAACAATCGTAA
- a CDS encoding isoprenylcysteine carboxylmethyltransferase family protein → MNNQKGVRDYVFVGIQAVLFGLYFYYLQFSPLEANLPTIGGLGLAAIGSNLIVMAILQLRTTLSPFPTPVADGQLITTGVYSLARHPIYVGVLLMGVGYAWYAHSSLHYLLTLALAILFYFKSSYEEKLLLSVYPEYAAYRQRVGRFLPWSFTA, encoded by the coding sequence ATGAATAATCAGAAGGGGGTTCGTGATTACGTTTTCGTCGGGATTCAAGCAGTCCTTTTTGGGCTCTACTTTTACTATTTACAGTTTTCTCCGTTGGAAGCTAACCTACCAACGATTGGTGGATTGGGTTTGGCAGCCATCGGTAGTAACCTGATCGTGATGGCCATTTTGCAATTGCGGACTACGCTTTCCCCCTTCCCCACTCCGGTGGCGGACGGGCAGTTGATCACTACGGGTGTTTATAGCTTAGCCAGGCACCCAATCTACGTAGGAGTCTTACTGATGGGCGTCGGCTACGCCTGGTACGCTCACTCTTCCCTTCACTACTTACTGACGCTGGCCCTGGCGATCCTCTTCTACTTCAAATCGAGTTACGAAGAGAAACTGCTCCTGTCCGTCTACCCGGAGTATGCAGCCTACCGCCAACGCGTTGGTCGCTTTCTGCCGTGGAGTTTTACGGCTTAG